ACGATCCTGCTACCCGGAACGGCTGAATCGTTCGGCTCACCGCCCCTCGATCCCCGTTGCAACTCACGAAGCTTCCTGCCACCGAAGGCCTTCTCCGGATGGGATCCGGGTTGTGCCGGGAAATCATCTCCGCATGGACGCAAGCTGAAGAACCAGATTCGACGTGGCTTTATAGCGCTTTTTGGGCTTATTGACAACGATTTTTCCGGCGCGCGACCCCACGTTCTTCGGCGCGTCCTGCAGCGCGGGAGCAACGTCCAACACGGGCGCAGGGAAGGGGCGGAAGATCCTGGAAGGGGTGGCATCCGCTTTTCCACAAGAGGACCGTTTAATCCGGCTCCATTTTTGTGGTAGGATTATTGGCGGCTCGAAAAATCGCCCGCCCCGAAGATCGCTTCCGTTTGGACACCCTGGCGGTGCTCGTTCGACACAGCCTCCAGGCCCCAAGTGCCCTCGAGGCGACCGGAGCCCTTTGAGGCCGACTTCGCGACTTGGCCGGAAAGCGGGCCGGCGAAGCACCCTGGCAACCGCCCCGACGGGCCAAATCCGCCCGGTCGATGCAAAACAGACATTCAGGGGCTGTTATCGAGCCTTGTCCTTGTAGGCGTCTCCGGCCCTGAGAGCCCGGAAGCATTTGCGGATGGCCTGTTCAGCCTGACGAAATCCTCCGATTGGGACTCAAGCAGCGATGCTCACCATCTCTCGCATACATCAAAAAACATGGCCTGCGCTCCTGACGGTCTGCCTCACGCTCGTCATCTGGCTCGGCAGCAAGGCCTATTATGAAGACTGGTTCAGCGACCCCTTCAAATACCCGGCAAAAGCGGCTTCCCTGGGCGCCACCATCCTGATGTGCTGGTGCGTCGTTCTTTCGACGCGGCTGCGCCCGATCGAAGCCTTCTTCGGAGGTCTGGACAAGGTCTACCAAGTGCACAAACGGATCGGACGCTGGGCCTTTTTTCTGATCGTCCTGCACCCGATCTTCCTCTCGGCCCACAATTTTCCGGATTTCCTCGTTTTTCTGCAGGAACTGGGATTTCTCGAGCCCTTGGGGGACCGTTATCTGTGGGGGCACAACGTCGGGGTCGCCACCTTTCTCATGATGGCGGGTCTGATGAGCCTCACCTTGTGGCTGAAGATCCCCTATCACCTCTGGAAGATGACCCATGAGTGGTTCGGAGGGGTTTTGATCCTGGCTGCGGCTCATGTGCTGATCGTCAACCGCGACGTCACCACCTATCCCCTCCTCAGGATCTGGGTCTATGGTTTTCTTGCGCTCGCCCTGGCAAGCTTTGTCTACACCCGTTTTTTTTATCGGTTCTATGGACCCCGGTTCGACTACACCGTCTCTGAAATCGCAAAACATGGGGACGTGATCCAGGCGACCCTCCGTCCGGTCCAGGAGAAAATGGAGTTCAAGCCCAGCCAGTTCGTCTATCTCGTCGTGCGCAAGGAAGGCATCACCCCGGAGCCGCATCCCTACTCAATCGCCTCCGGCTACAATCCCCGCAACCGGATCAAACTCGGCATCAAACAGTCGGGGGACCACACACGCTCCCTCGACCGGCTCGAGCGCGGGGATCCTGTCCTTCTTTACGGCCCCTACGGGCACTTCAGCGACCGGTTCCTATCGGGTGTAGGGGACTGCGTCTTCATCGCCGGCGGCATCGGCATCACACCGTTTCTCGGGATGTGGCATGTGGCGCTCCACTCAGAAGAGCGGCTCGATCCCCGGGAGGCGCCCGAACAGCTGAGGCGGATGCACCCGGAACTGATCAGGACATGGAGGAGCCCCGTCGTTTCCCTGTTCTACATCTGCCGAACGAGGGGTGACGCGAGCTTCGATGAAGACATCCGGCAGGAGGTCGCCATAAGCCGTTTCCACGGATTCAAGGCCTTCGAAGAGCGCGGGCACCACTACGAATGCTACATCACGTCAGAGCAGGGCAGGATTACGGCCGCTTATGTCCGTGAGCGGGTCAAGGGGGGTCTGCAGGATAAAAACATCTTTCTCTGCGGCCCTTCCCCCATGGTCGCCTCCTTCGTTGAACAACTCTCAGCCCTGGGAGTGCGGGCTAGGCAGATAATCGTCGAAGACTTCAATCTGCTTTGAGCGGCGTCAGGACATTCACAGGCATGCAGTTTTACGATGAGGGGGCCGAGGAAGCCGGCGCAGACAGATCAGAAGGGTTCAGACGCCATCATAACGGTTTCGTGAAGGCGGAAGACCGGCGCAGTCTGAAGGAATTTGAAAAACTGGAGCCACCGTGCGGAATCGAACCGCAGACATCCTCATTACGAGTGAGGTGCTCTACCAACTGAGCTACGGTGGCCCACATCGATCGTATAACATACTTGCTTTTTAAACCGATGTCCATTATTTTTTCCGCCTGTTCCGGCTTTTCCGCGCCGGTCCGGCGCCGTATCTTTTTGCATCACCCGGAAAGAGGCACCTCATGAAAACGCCCAAGGACTACATCATTTTTCCCCTGGACCTCCCCGATTACAAACAGGCCCTCGCCATGGTCGACCGGCTTCGCGGCCACGTTGGCCTTTTCAAGGTGGGCCTGGAGCTTTTCATCGCCGAAGGCCCGAAAGTCCTGGAAGCCATCCGGAGCCGCGGCGGGGCCGGCATCTTCCTGGACCTCAAGCTGAACGACATCCCTGCGACGGTCAAGCGGGCACTCTCGGCCGCCGCCCGCTATCAGCCGCGTTTCGTGACCATCCACGCCGAGGCCATGGACCCCATCCTCGAGGAGATCCCCGACGATATCATGGGCTCGACCCGCATCCTGGCCGTGACCGTTCTGACCAGCCTCCATTCGGACAAACTCATCCGCTTCGGCTGCGATCCCAGGCTTGCAGCAGACATCCCGGCCCTCGTGCTCATGCGCGCCAGGGCGGCCAAAGAGGCCGGCTGTCATGGGGTGGTCTGCTCCGGACAGGAAGTGCGTGCGATCAAGTCTGCCTTCGGCCCCGGTTTCATCGCCGTAACACCGGGGATCCGGCCTGCCTGGTCGATCGTGCCCGGCGACGATCAAAAGCGGATCGTCACGGCCTCCGAGGCCGTTCGACTTGGAGCGGATTACCTTGTGGTGGGGCGCCCCATCCGCGATGCGGCGGATCCGGCCGAAGCGGCCGACAGGCTGGCGGAAGAAATCGCCTCAGCGCTTTGACGTCAGCTTATCCCGATGCACAGCCATGAGGGTCACCATCGCCTTGGCCGCCAGTCGCTCCACTCCCTCGGCGCGGTCGTAGACCTCCGATTCGGCGATGATGACCTGCCTGCCCCCGCGAAGCACCTTTGAACGGCAGGTCAGGCGGTCACCGTAAGCAGGCCTCAGAAAATTGATCTTGAACTCGATGCTGAGGATCTGAAATTCGGGCGGTACGATCGTAAAGGCCGCATAGCCGGCTGTATGATCAGCCATGGTGGCCATGAGGCCCGCATGGATGAATCCGTCCTGCTGCCGGTGGCAGGGCGCGATCTCCACCTCCGAGCAGAACCTTCCGGCCGAGGCCTCACGCGCCTTCAGATGGCAGTATTCGATGAAGCCGCGCTCGAAATCCCTCATCAGAAAGGCGGCACGCTCCGCCGATATGTCCCCCTTCATAGACCGCCCTCAGCGCAAAGCGCCCTGATCACCCTGGACCGGGGCGCTTCAAACCCACATGCAGATGGACGCCGGGATGACCAAAAAAGACCATCTGCGGAAGAAAAGGCACTTGCCCCTATCCGTTGAATGATCCTTCAGTCCCACCCGGTCTCGAATCCGGAAATGAGGATTTTTTGCCAATATAAAGAAAACTAAGCGTATGCACGGAGGCGATCTACTGGCCGCCGCTCAAGCAAACATGCAGATGGACGCCGGGATTGGCAAAAAAGACCATTTCCGGAAGGGAGTGCGTTTACTTGCCGAGCTGCGCCAGGAGATCCGCCGAGACCTCCTTCACCCCGGGGCGCCCGTCCAGTTCGACGATCCGTGGTTTGCCGCCGCGCTCGGCCGACAGCTTCTTGTAGAAGAAAATGGCCGCCATCGTCCCGGTCTTCTCATCGTAATAGATGTTGTGGCGTTGATCGATGGCTTCCTCGTCCTGGTCATCGCTGCGGGTCTTGAGGTCTCCGCCGCAGACCCGGCACTTGTCCCCGTTTGGCTTGATAGCATCGATGAAGATGTTGTTCGGGTGGTTGTTGTCGTTGACGCACAGGCGCCGTCCCATGATGCGGTTCTTCGCGATCTGCCGGTCCAGAACCATTTCTATCACGATATCGAGATCGATTCCTTCTGCGCTCAAGGCCTTGTCGAGTTCCCGGGCCTGCGTGAGGTTGCGGGGGAAACCGTCCAGGAGCCAGCCGTTCTTGCAGTCGGGTTCCTTCAACCTGCTCAGGATCATGGGAATGGTAATGCTGTCGGGGACCAGTTCCCCCCGGTCGATGTAGCCCTTGGCCTCTTTGCCGAGGTCCGTCCCGCGGCCGATGTTGTCTCGAAAGATGACACCCGTCTCGATGTGGGGAATCCCGAACTTTTCCTTGACGATGGCGCCCTGCGTACCCTTTCCGCTGCCGTTGGGACCGAAAAAAAGTATCTTCATTCTTTTCCTCTCCTTTTCACTGTAATTTGGGGCTCTCACACTACGATCCACCCCTGGAATCACCATTGATCCGCCGTGCACCCCTTGCCCGGCACGTTTCCCGGATAAACCCGCTCAACACCGCCCGAAAATAGGAGATCGGAGCCCCTCTGTCAAGCCTTAAGCCCGCCCGAGAAAATCCGGCATCAACGTATGCCCCGCCTTGTAAAGGATGCCGCTCGCAGCGGCGTTTTTCTCCGTGAATCCCCCCTGGCTCGGTGACCGGGCCAAATCTTCGGGGCCGGCCCACGCGAACGGCGCCGGCTCACGGCTGTGGGTCTTGAGGCAGATGGGGGTGAAGTGGTCGCTGGCGACCATCACACGAAAAGACGGGCAGGCGGAAAGCCCTTCGAGGACGGTTCCGACGACCTTTTCGTCAAAGGCCTCGATCGCCCGGATCTTTTCCTCGAGGCTTCCGTTGTGGCTCGCTTCATCGGGGGCCTCCACATGCACGAGCACGAAGTCATGCGTCGCGAGGGCCTCGATCGCGGCCTCGCCCTTGCCTCTGTAATTGGTGTCGAGATAGCCGGTGGCCCCCTCGACGAAAATCGGATCGAAACCGGCGTAAATGCCGATCCCCCGCAAGAGGTCCACCGCCGAAATGACGCCGCCGGTCAGGCCGAAGCGCTCGGTGAAACGCGGCAGCCGCGGCGCGCGCCCCTGTCCCCAGAGCCAGATGGAATTGGCTTCGAGGCGTCCGTCGGCGCGCCTCCGCCGGTTGACGGGATGCTCCCGAAGGATGGGCCACGAGGAAAGGATCAGCTCAGGCACGGGGTTCACCCCGCCCGTGTCGAGGTAAGCGGCCATATCGCGTCCCAGAACGTCGTGCGGGGGGATCGTCCGGGCATCCAGGGGACCGGATGACCACACCAGCAGATGGCGGTAGGCGACGCCCGGGTAGATGCGGATGCCCGGGGACTCGAGCCCCGTCTGGAGCACGGGGATCATCTCCCGCGACTCGGCGGTGGTGATGTCGCCCGAACTGTGGCTGACCATCACGATCTCGCCGTTCGGATGCCAATCCAGCGTAACCAGGTTCATCCGGAAGGCGACGTCGTCCGGGGCGAGGCTCACCCCGAGGCTTGCGGCCTCGAGGGGGGACCTGCCCGAATGGTACACGCGCGGGTCATAACCGAGCAGGCACAGATTGGCTACATCGCTCCCGGGTTCCATCCCCTCCGGGATCGTCTGGACCAGCCCCATGCGCCCCTGCGCGATGCGGTCCATATGGGGGGTGTGCGCCGCCTCGAGGGGCGTCCTGCCGTCCAGATCCTCGATGGGGTAATCCGCCATGCCGTCTCCCACCAGAAGCACGTAGCGGGTTCGCGGCGTCTTTTCCGAATCCATCAGGTATGCGCCCCTTCCACGCGGATCATCACGGTCCTGTCCGTCAATACGTCGAGCCGGTCGATCAGCCCGATCGCCCGCTGCGCACTCCGCTCCCGGGCCTCATGGGTCAGCATCACGATGGGAACCGAGCCGTTGACCTCGCGCCCCATCTGGATCACCGACGATATGCTGATCTGGTGGTCGCCCAGGATCCCCGCGATCCGCGAAAGGACACCCGGCTTGTCCTGGGCGGAAAAGCGGAAATAGTAGGCCGACACCAGTTCGTCCATGGGTTGGATGGCGATATGCTTCTGAACGGGCCGCGCATATCCGCGCGAGGGCAGGACCCTGCCCTGGCCCGAGCGCATCTGGCGCGCGAGGTCCATGATGTCTGAGACGACGGCGCTCCCGGTGGCCCGCCTCCCGGCCCCGAGACCGTAATAGAGGTTCGGACCCACGAAATCGCCTTCGATGTAAATGGCGTTGTACACGTCGTTGACGTTGGCGAGGATGTGGTCTTTGGGGATCATGGCGGGATGGACCCGCGCCTCGACCCGGTCCCCGTGGTGCCGGGCGATGGCCAAAAGCTTCACGCTGTATCCGAATTCACCAGCGAAGCGGAGGTCGTCCGGGGTAAGCCGCATGATGCCCTCGCGGTAAATCCCGTCGAAGGGCACCGCCTCACCCCTCGAAAGCATGATAAGGATCGCAAGCTTGTGGGCAGCGTCGGTCCCGTCCACGTCCAGGGTGGGCGGATCCTCGGCGTATCCCTCCCGGACCGCGTCCTCCACGACCTTCTCATAGGGCAGGGCCTCCCGGGCCATCCGCGTCAGGATGTAGTTGGAGGTCCCGTTCAGGATGCCCATGATCGTCTGAATGCGGTTCGCCGCCAGGCCGGAGCGCAACGCGCGGATGATGGGGATCCCCCCGCCGACGCTCGCCTCGAACGCGAGCCCCACCCCGTTTCTCTCCGCCAGTTCGAAAAGCTCGTTACCGGTCTCCGCGAGCAGGGCCTTGTTGGCGGTCACAACGTGCTTGCCGCGCTCGAGCGCCATACGGATGAATTCCTTCGCCTGTTTCAGACCGCCCATCACCTCGACAACAATCCCGATCTCGGGATCCTCGATGATCTCCATGGCGTCCCGGGTCAGAATCCTGCGGTCTATGGCCACTCCCCTGTCCCGTTCGATGTCGAGGTCGGCGATGCGCCGGATGACGATCTCCATCCCGACGCGATCCGCAATCAGGTCCCCGTTTTCGAGCAGAACCTCGCAGGCGCCCGCGCCGACCGTGCCGAACCCTATGATCCCCACCTGAAGCTGTGGCATATACCCTCACATTTCAAAAGCGGTCGGTTGTCCGGCCATCGATATCCGTCCAATGCCCGCCGCCCATGCCGATCTCAAAGAATCTGTTTGATCCCCCTGACCGCCTGGCGGATCCGGTGCGGGTTTTCCACCAGGGCGAAACGGACGTGTTCGTCGCCGTATTCGCCGAAGCCGATGCCCGGTGAAACCGCGACCCTGGCCTTCTCGATCAGCATCTTCGAAAACTCCACCGATCCCATCGCCCGGTAGGGCTCCGGAATACGCGCCCAGACGAACATCGTGCCTTTCGGTTTCTCGATCGCCCACCCGACGCGGTTCAGACCGTCCACCAGGACATCCCGCCTTTCCCGGTAGATTTCGACGATCTCCTCGACGCAGTCGTAAGGGCCGTTCAGGGCGATGATCGCTGCGATTTGAATGGGCTGGAAAACGCCGTAGTCGAGGTAGCTCTTGATCCGCCGCAGGGCCGAAACGAGGGCCGGGTTGCCGACGCAGAATCCGACGCGCCAGCCCGCCATGGAGTAGCTCTTCGAAAGGCTGAACAGCTCCACACCGATCTCCTTCGCCCCGGGGACCTGCAGGAAGCTGGGGGGCTCGTACCCGTCGAAGACCAGGTCCGCATAGGCGAAATCATGGATCACCATGATCTCGTGCTCGCGGCAGAACTCGACGATCTTTTCGAAGAAATGCAGATCGACGACGGCCGTCGTGGGGTTGTGCGGATAGGAGATGATCAGCATGCGCGGGTTCGGCCACGTCTGCTTGGTGGCCGACAGCAGGTCCTCGAAGAAATCCCGGTCCGGACCGATGGGGATGCTTCTGACATCACCCCCGGCGATGATCGCCGAGTAGGGATGAATGGGATAGGTCGGATTCGGTGCAAAAACGACGTCACCCGGGCTGATCGTCGCCAGGACCAGATGGGCGAGGCCCTCTTTGGCCCCGATGGTGACGATCGCCTCCTCATCCGGGTCCAGATCCACATCGAAGCGCCGCTTGTACCAATCGCAGATGGCCTGGCGTAGTTTGGTGATCCCCATGGATGCGGAGTAGCGATGATTCTGGCCTTTTTCCGCCGCCTCCACCAGCTTTTCGACGATGTGCCTGGGAGTGGGGATGTCAGGATTTCCCATCCCGAGATCGACGATGTCATCGCCCCTGTGCCGCGCGTCCATTTTGATCTTGTTGACCGTGGCGAAGACGTAGGGCGGCAGCCGGCTCATTCTCCTGAATTCCTGCATCATATCCGTCATCTCCTCTGTGAATCCACACCCTGTCCCAAGGGCCGCACCGATCGGGAGCCTTTTCCGCCACCTTTCGCGTCGACCCACAAAGCCCCTGAACGGGCAAGATCATAGTGGATCGCCTCAAAAAATGCAAAACCTACTTGGTTTCCATCCGGAAATGGCCTTTTTTGCCAATCTCGGCGTCAATCTGCACCTTTGCTTGTGCGGCGACCTACAGGTCGCCTCCGCGCAAAGGCTTGATTTCCTTGATATTGGCAAAAAATACTCATTTCCGGATTGGAAACTGGGTTGCACCGGAAAATCATCCTCGGATGGACACTACTTGGTTTCCATCCGGAAATGGTTCGCCGCTGTCGTTCGAACGGCCGGCAAACCGATCCGGCCAGAATTCGTTTGACAAACCCGGCCCTAAAATTCGAGTATAGGCAGATTCTATTATGCCTGAAACACCTTCTTTTTTTGCTCAAAACGCCTTGTTGGACAAAAACCGATGACCGAGAAGAAACTGACGCGAAAGTATGCCGATGCCGGCGTCGATATCGACGCCGGCAATCGCTTCGTACAAAGGATCAAGCCGATTGTCAGCAAGACCTTCCGTACCGGGGTCATCACCGACATCGGAGGATTTGCGGGGCTGTTCTCCCTGAACCTCCAGCACATTGAAAAGCCCGTCCTCGTGAGCTCGACGGACGGCGTCGGCACCAAATTGAAGATCGCTTTCATGATGGACCGGCACGATACGGTCGGCATCGACCTGGTCGCCATGTGCGTAAACGACATCCTTGTCCAGGGCGCCGCTCCCCTGTTCTTTCTGGATTATCTCGCGATGGGGAAACTGGATGTGGACAGGGCCGCCGACATCGTCAAAGGGATCGCCGACGGATGCCAGGAGGCGCAATGCTCCCTGATCGGGGGAGAAACCGCCGAAATGCCCGATTTCTACGGCAAGGGGGAATACGACCTGGCCGGGTTCGTGGTCGGCCTGGCTGACAACAAGGATATCCTGGACGGCTCGGAGATCGCCGTAGGACACCGCCTGATCGGCATTGGATCGAGCGGGCTGCACAGCAACGGTTATTCCCTGGTCCGCAAGATCTTCTTCGAAGACCTTCACATGAAGGTCGACGATTTTGTGCCCGAATTCGGACGGACGCTTGGAGATGAGCTGCTGGAGCCGACGCGCATTTATGTCCGTGCGATCCAGAACCTGCGCCGCGACTTCCGCCTTTACGGCATCGCCCACATCACGGGCGGCGGGTTGATCGACAACCTCCCCCGGATCCTGCCGGCGGCCTGCAAAGGGGTGATCGAGCGGGGATCCTGGGAGCGGCCGCCGATCTTCCCCTACCTCGAGCAAAAGGCCGACATCCCCGAACGGGAGATGCTCCGCACCTTCAACAACGGGTTGGGTCTCGTGATCGTCGTGAGCGCCGAAGACACGAAGGAGGTCATGCTGCGTCTTCAGGCCATGGGTGAGAAGGGCTACCTGATCGGCACGGTCGACGAGCGCGGTGAGGGTGAAGAGCCCGTCGAACTGACCGGTTGAACGTTGAACACCGGCCCCCTGTCAGCGCCTCGCCGGAGGCCTGAAAGGCAGACCGGAGGCGAATCACCCCCTGCAAAGATCCAACTGAAGGAGCGTCATTCATGTTCGGACTAGGCCCGAGCGAGCTTCTCATCATCGCAGTGATCGTGCTGATCCTGTTCGGCGCCAAACGCCTGCCGGAGATCGGGAAGGGTCTTGGCGGGGCGATCCGGGAATTCCGGAATGTCAGAAAAGACCTCGCCGAACCACTGAACGAGGCTGAACAAACCCCCGATACGGCGCGCGGGAAGACCGTGGCTGAGCCCCCCGCCCCGCGGCCCCTTGAGGCCAAACTGACCGATGCCGTCATCGGGCAGGTCCCAGGCGTCAAGAGGGCTATCGAAGTCAAGGACAAGGCTCAAAAGATAAAAGAGATCCTGCAATAACCTGGCGGGATGAGAAGAGGCAACGACGACGCCGGCATTTCTTCGTCCATTCGGCGCAATCTTGCTCCCACGCGTGACCTGCCGTCCATCCGGCAGAGCCGCCCCGCTTGGACGCCCCTGCAGATATTCTTCGAAGGAACGCCTTGAAAGACCATGTCGACCTGTGAAATCCCAGACAACCGGCCGCCGGACGAAGCCATTGGCGCGGTTCTGCGCAGATGCCGGACCATCGCAGTGGTGGGCCTCTCGCCGAAGCCCGCGCGGGACAGCCACCGGGTGGCGGCCTACCTGCTCGAGCACGGCTACGATGTCATCCCTGTCAATCCCGGACAGAAGGAAATCCTCGGACGCCCCTGTTTCCGAACCTTGTCGGAGATCCCGTTTCAAGTGGATCTCGCCGACCTGTTCGTCGGTCCCGAGCGCGTGCCTTCCTTTGTCGATCAGGCTGTCGGCCAAGGGATCGGGGTGATCTGGATGCAGCTCGGGATCGTGCACGAGGAGGCCGCCCGGAAGGCGCGGGAAGCCGGCTGCACGGTCATCATGAACCGCTGCATCATGCGGGATCACATGCAGCTGCAAACCGGGGGCGGGAGATGAAAAAGGCGTGGCTCGCGGCTCTCTGCTCCGGGCTGGTCATCCCCGGGCTGGGGCAGGTCTTCAACCAGCACCTGAAGAAGGGGTTGATCCTGCTCGGGTCCGTGTTCGTTCTCTTCCTCGCCGCCCTTTTCGCATCCTACCGGGTGATCCAGCAGGCGATGGAAAGCGCCCCGGATCCTTCCACCGCCGGCGGCGGGTTTATCGCCCGGCTTCAGGCCCAGGATCTCACCACCCTCAAGGTGATCCTGGCTTTATTCGCCATCCTTTGGATCTACGCGGTCATCGACGCCTTCGTCTCCGGGGCGCGGATCGATCGCGGGACACGGTGACCCCTGCCATGCGCGCCT
The DNA window shown above is from Desulfatiglans anilini DSM 4660 and carries:
- a CDS encoding ferredoxin reductase family protein, whose translation is MLTISRIHQKTWPALLTVCLTLVIWLGSKAYYEDWFSDPFKYPAKAASLGATILMCWCVVLSTRLRPIEAFFGGLDKVYQVHKRIGRWAFFLIVLHPIFLSAHNFPDFLVFLQELGFLEPLGDRYLWGHNVGVATFLMMAGLMSLTLWLKIPYHLWKMTHEWFGGVLILAAAHVLIVNRDVTTYPLLRIWVYGFLALALASFVYTRFFYRFYGPRFDYTVSEIAKHGDVIQATLRPVQEKMEFKPSQFVYLVVRKEGITPEPHPYSIASGYNPRNRIKLGIKQSGDHTRSLDRLERGDPVLLYGPYGHFSDRFLSGVGDCVFIAGGIGITPFLGMWHVALHSEERLDPREAPEQLRRMHPELIRTWRSPVVSLFYICRTRGDASFDEDIRQEVAISRFHGFKAFEERGHHYECYITSEQGRITAAYVRERVKGGLQDKNIFLCGPSPMVASFVEQLSALGVRARQIIVEDFNLL
- the pyrF gene encoding orotidine-5'-phosphate decarboxylase; this translates as MKTPKDYIIFPLDLPDYKQALAMVDRLRGHVGLFKVGLELFIAEGPKVLEAIRSRGGAGIFLDLKLNDIPATVKRALSAAARYQPRFVTIHAEAMDPILEEIPDDIMGSTRILAVTVLTSLHSDKLIRFGCDPRLAADIPALVLMRARAAKEAGCHGVVCSGQEVRAIKSAFGPGFIAVTPGIRPAWSIVPGDDQKRIVTASEAVRLGADYLVVGRPIRDAADPAEAADRLAEEIASAL
- a CDS encoding PaaI family thioesterase, coding for MKGDISAERAAFLMRDFERGFIEYCHLKAREASAGRFCSEVEIAPCHRQQDGFIHAGLMATMADHTAGYAAFTIVPPEFQILSIEFKINFLRPAYGDRLTCRSKVLRGGRQVIIAESEVYDRAEGVERLAAKAMVTLMAVHRDKLTSKR
- a CDS encoding adenylate kinase; this translates as MKILFFGPNGSGKGTQGAIVKEKFGIPHIETGVIFRDNIGRGTDLGKEAKGYIDRGELVPDSITIPMILSRLKEPDCKNGWLLDGFPRNLTQARELDKALSAEGIDLDIVIEMVLDRQIAKNRIMGRRLCVNDNNHPNNIFIDAIKPNGDKCRVCGGDLKTRSDDQDEEAIDQRHNIYYDEKTGTMAAIFFYKKLSAERGGKPRIVELDGRPGVKEVSADLLAQLGK
- a CDS encoding cofactor-independent phosphoglycerate mutase, producing MDSEKTPRTRYVLLVGDGMADYPIEDLDGRTPLEAAHTPHMDRIAQGRMGLVQTIPEGMEPGSDVANLCLLGYDPRVYHSGRSPLEAASLGVSLAPDDVAFRMNLVTLDWHPNGEIVMVSHSSGDITTAESREMIPVLQTGLESPGIRIYPGVAYRHLLVWSSGPLDARTIPPHDVLGRDMAAYLDTGGVNPVPELILSSWPILREHPVNRRRRADGRLEANSIWLWGQGRAPRLPRFTERFGLTGGVISAVDLLRGIGIYAGFDPIFVEGATGYLDTNYRGKGEAAIEALATHDFVLVHVEAPDEASHNGSLEEKIRAIEAFDEKVVGTVLEGLSACPSFRVMVASDHFTPICLKTHSREPAPFAWAGPEDLARSPSQGGFTEKNAAASGILYKAGHTLMPDFLGRA
- a CDS encoding homoserine dehydrogenase: MPQLQVGIIGFGTVGAGACEVLLENGDLIADRVGMEIVIRRIADLDIERDRGVAIDRRILTRDAMEIIEDPEIGIVVEVMGGLKQAKEFIRMALERGKHVVTANKALLAETGNELFELAERNGVGLAFEASVGGGIPIIRALRSGLAANRIQTIMGILNGTSNYILTRMAREALPYEKVVEDAVREGYAEDPPTLDVDGTDAAHKLAILIMLSRGEAVPFDGIYREGIMRLTPDDLRFAGEFGYSVKLLAIARHHGDRVEARVHPAMIPKDHILANVNDVYNAIYIEGDFVGPNLYYGLGAGRRATGSAVVSDIMDLARQMRSGQGRVLPSRGYARPVQKHIAIQPMDELVSAYYFRFSAQDKPGVLSRIAGILGDHQISISSVIQMGREVNGSVPIVMLTHEARERSAQRAIGLIDRLDVLTDRTVMIRVEGAHT
- the alaC gene encoding alanine transaminase, which translates into the protein MQEFRRMSRLPPYVFATVNKIKMDARHRGDDIVDLGMGNPDIPTPRHIVEKLVEAAEKGQNHRYSASMGITKLRQAICDWYKRRFDVDLDPDEEAIVTIGAKEGLAHLVLATISPGDVVFAPNPTYPIHPYSAIIAGGDVRSIPIGPDRDFFEDLLSATKQTWPNPRMLIISYPHNPTTAVVDLHFFEKIVEFCREHEIMVIHDFAYADLVFDGYEPPSFLQVPGAKEIGVELFSLSKSYSMAGWRVGFCVGNPALVSALRRIKSYLDYGVFQPIQIAAIIALNGPYDCVEEIVEIYRERRDVLVDGLNRVGWAIEKPKGTMFVWARIPEPYRAMGSVEFSKMLIEKARVAVSPGIGFGEYGDEHVRFALVENPHRIRQAVRGIKQIL
- the purM gene encoding phosphoribosylformylglycinamidine cyclo-ligase encodes the protein MTEKKLTRKYADAGVDIDAGNRFVQRIKPIVSKTFRTGVITDIGGFAGLFSLNLQHIEKPVLVSSTDGVGTKLKIAFMMDRHDTVGIDLVAMCVNDILVQGAAPLFFLDYLAMGKLDVDRAADIVKGIADGCQEAQCSLIGGETAEMPDFYGKGEYDLAGFVVGLADNKDILDGSEIAVGHRLIGIGSSGLHSNGYSLVRKIFFEDLHMKVDDFVPEFGRTLGDELLEPTRIYVRAIQNLRRDFRLYGIAHITGGGLIDNLPRILPAACKGVIERGSWERPPIFPYLEQKADIPEREMLRTFNNGLGLVIVVSAEDTKEVMLRLQAMGEKGYLIGTVDERGEGEEPVELTG
- a CDS encoding Sec-independent protein translocase subunit TatA/TatB gives rise to the protein MFGLGPSELLIIAVIVLILFGAKRLPEIGKGLGGAIREFRNVRKDLAEPLNEAEQTPDTARGKTVAEPPAPRPLEAKLTDAVIGQVPGVKRAIEVKDKAQKIKEILQ
- a CDS encoding CoA-binding protein, with amino-acid sequence MSTCEIPDNRPPDEAIGAVLRRCRTIAVVGLSPKPARDSHRVAAYLLEHGYDVIPVNPGQKEILGRPCFRTLSEIPFQVDLADLFVGPERVPSFVDQAVGQGIGVIWMQLGIVHEEAARKAREAGCTVIMNRCIMRDHMQLQTGGGR